In Paralichthys olivaceus isolate ysfri-2021 chromosome 1, ASM2471397v2, whole genome shotgun sequence, the following are encoded in one genomic region:
- the trip4 gene encoding activating signal cointegrator 1 isoform X2 gives MSDALLRWILDQLHHVFGLEACDDIVEYILSIESAEEIEEYVGDLLQGTDGKKRQFIDELLSRWKKTQRQAADTGSLFPPKESVSSDSQDPTRDTQKKSKRKGRNKQEVMTASQTEPEPEAVKTPIDLMRAQENSSTSSTKKKSKFVSLYNKEGQDRLAILLPGRHTCECLAQKHQLINNCISCGRIVCEQEGSGPCLFCGSLVCTREEQEILQRDSNKSQKLRKKLMGDGGERDYLPHQEAKMKAGLEKALQHKDKLLEYDKNSVRRTQVLDDESDYFATESNQWLSPGEREKLRMKEEELRELRHASRKDRKITLDFAGRQVLDEGNNLNAYYNKLDETLNAMNNDSKSQRSSERQGGKQNLRELVNPNIMQSAPEWVNVGGGGNRRNMEQGKSLAENKGEEGRNRLRLQDKELQEMSDGGWCLSMHQPWASLLVKGIKRVEGRTWYTSHRGRLWIAAAAKKPTPQEVAEVEAMYRHIYKKGTRFPKEYPTGCLLGCVHMSDCLSQEQFREQFPDTCEESASPFVFICTNPQELLVKFPMKGRHKIFYPRPPLISRP, from the exons ATGTCGGACGCGCTGCTGCGGTGGATTCTGGACCAGCTACACCACGTGTTCGGACTGGAGGCGTGTGACGACATCGTCGA ATACATTCTGTCCATTGAATCAGCTGAGGAGATTGAGGAGTACGTGGGAGACCTCCTGCAGGGCACGGATGGGAAGAAGAGGCAGTTTATAGACGAGCTCCTCAGCAGATGGAAGAAGACTCAGAGACAGGCCGCAGATACTGGAAGTCTTTTCCCTCCTAAAGAATCCGTCTCATCAG ATTCACAAGACCCGACTAGAGATACCCAGAAGAAGTCTAAACGTAAAGGCCGCAACAAACAGGAGGTGATGACGGCGAGCCAAACAGAACCTGAGCCTGAAGCTGTCAAAACCCCCATTGATTTGATGAGG GCTCAAGAAAACAGCAGCACCTCTTCAACGAAGAAGAAAAGTAAGTTTGTCAGTCTCTATAATAAAGAAGGACAGGACAGGCTTGCAATCTTACTCCCTGGTCGACACACTTGTGAGTGCCTTGCTCAAAAGCACCAACTTATCAACAACTGCATCAGCTGTGGTCGCATTGTGTGTGAGCAAGAAGGCTCAGGACCCTGCCTCTTCTGTGGAAGCTTg GTCTGCacaagagaggagcaggagattcTGCAGCGAGACTCCAACAAAAGCCAGAAGCTAAGAAAAAAGCTGATGGGAG ACGGTGGAGAAAGAGATTATCTCCCACACCAAGAGGCCAAGATGAAGGCAGGCCTGGAGAAGGCTCttcaacacaaagacaaactgctgGAATATGACAAGAACAG TGTCCGGAGAACGCAAGTTCTAGACGATGAGTCAGATTACTTTGCCACCGAATCCAATCAGTGGTTGTCGCCCGGTGAGCGCGAAaagctgaggatgaaggaggaggagcttaGAGAGCTGCGCCACGCCTCTCGCAAGGACAGGAAGATCACTCTGGACTTTGCTGGTAGACAAGTGCTCGATGAAGGAAACAACCTCAACGCGTACTACAACAA GTTGGACGAGACCCTCAATGCTATGAACAACGACTCAAAATCACAGAGGAGCTCAGAAAGACAAGGTGGAAAGCAAAACCTCAGAGAGCTCGTCAACCCCAACATAATGCAGTCTGCACCAGAG TGGGTGAATGTTGGAGGCGGTGGAAACAGGAGAAACATGGAGCAGGGAAAGAGTTTGGCAGAGAACAAGGGAGAGGAAGGACGCAACAGGTTGCGGCTCCAAgacaaagagctgcaggagatGTCTGATGGAGGCTGGTGCCTCAGCATGCACCAGCCATGGGCCTCACTGCTGGTCAAAGGCATCAAGAG ggtggAGGGTCGAACGTGGTACACATCACACAGAGGTCGTCTTTGGATCGCTGCTGCAGCCAAGAAGCCCACTCCTCAGGAAGTTGCTGAAGTGGAAGCCATGTACCGCCACATTTACAAGAAAG GGACAAGGTTTCCTAAAGAATACCCTACTGGCTGCCTGTTGGGCTGCGTCCACATGAGCGACTGTCTGTCTCAGGAGCAGTTCAGAGAACAG
- the trip4 gene encoding activating signal cointegrator 1 isoform X1 — translation MSDALLRWILDQLHHVFGLEACDDIVEYILSIESAEEIEEYVGDLLQGTDGKKRQFIDELLSRWKKTQRQAADTGSLFPPKESVSSDSQDPTRDTQKKSKRKGRNKQEVMTASQTEPEPEAVKTPIDLMRAQENSSTSSTKKKSKFVSLYNKEGQDRLAILLPGRHTCECLAQKHQLINNCISCGRIVCEQEGSGPCLFCGSLVCTREEQEILQRDSNKSQKLRKKLMGDGGERDYLPHQEAKMKAGLEKALQHKDKLLEYDKNSVRRTQVLDDESDYFATESNQWLSPGEREKLRMKEEELRELRHASRKDRKITLDFAGRQVLDEGNNLNAYYNKLDETLNAMNNDSKSQRSSERQGGKQNLRELVNPNIMQSAPEWVNVGGGGNRRNMEQGKSLAENKGEEGRNRLRLQDKELQEMSDGGWCLSMHQPWASLLVKGIKRVEGRTWYTSHRGRLWIAAAAKKPTPQEVAEVEAMYRHIYKKGTRFPKEYPTGCLLGCVHMSDCLSQEQFREQFPDTCEESASPFVFICTNPQELLVKFPMKGRHKIWKLESQYHQGAKKGLVPSAAE, via the exons ATGTCGGACGCGCTGCTGCGGTGGATTCTGGACCAGCTACACCACGTGTTCGGACTGGAGGCGTGTGACGACATCGTCGA ATACATTCTGTCCATTGAATCAGCTGAGGAGATTGAGGAGTACGTGGGAGACCTCCTGCAGGGCACGGATGGGAAGAAGAGGCAGTTTATAGACGAGCTCCTCAGCAGATGGAAGAAGACTCAGAGACAGGCCGCAGATACTGGAAGTCTTTTCCCTCCTAAAGAATCCGTCTCATCAG ATTCACAAGACCCGACTAGAGATACCCAGAAGAAGTCTAAACGTAAAGGCCGCAACAAACAGGAGGTGATGACGGCGAGCCAAACAGAACCTGAGCCTGAAGCTGTCAAAACCCCCATTGATTTGATGAGG GCTCAAGAAAACAGCAGCACCTCTTCAACGAAGAAGAAAAGTAAGTTTGTCAGTCTCTATAATAAAGAAGGACAGGACAGGCTTGCAATCTTACTCCCTGGTCGACACACTTGTGAGTGCCTTGCTCAAAAGCACCAACTTATCAACAACTGCATCAGCTGTGGTCGCATTGTGTGTGAGCAAGAAGGCTCAGGACCCTGCCTCTTCTGTGGAAGCTTg GTCTGCacaagagaggagcaggagattcTGCAGCGAGACTCCAACAAAAGCCAGAAGCTAAGAAAAAAGCTGATGGGAG ACGGTGGAGAAAGAGATTATCTCCCACACCAAGAGGCCAAGATGAAGGCAGGCCTGGAGAAGGCTCttcaacacaaagacaaactgctgGAATATGACAAGAACAG TGTCCGGAGAACGCAAGTTCTAGACGATGAGTCAGATTACTTTGCCACCGAATCCAATCAGTGGTTGTCGCCCGGTGAGCGCGAAaagctgaggatgaaggaggaggagcttaGAGAGCTGCGCCACGCCTCTCGCAAGGACAGGAAGATCACTCTGGACTTTGCTGGTAGACAAGTGCTCGATGAAGGAAACAACCTCAACGCGTACTACAACAA GTTGGACGAGACCCTCAATGCTATGAACAACGACTCAAAATCACAGAGGAGCTCAGAAAGACAAGGTGGAAAGCAAAACCTCAGAGAGCTCGTCAACCCCAACATAATGCAGTCTGCACCAGAG TGGGTGAATGTTGGAGGCGGTGGAAACAGGAGAAACATGGAGCAGGGAAAGAGTTTGGCAGAGAACAAGGGAGAGGAAGGACGCAACAGGTTGCGGCTCCAAgacaaagagctgcaggagatGTCTGATGGAGGCTGGTGCCTCAGCATGCACCAGCCATGGGCCTCACTGCTGGTCAAAGGCATCAAGAG ggtggAGGGTCGAACGTGGTACACATCACACAGAGGTCGTCTTTGGATCGCTGCTGCAGCCAAGAAGCCCACTCCTCAGGAAGTTGCTGAAGTGGAAGCCATGTACCGCCACATTTACAAGAAAG GGACAAGGTTTCCTAAAGAATACCCTACTGGCTGCCTGTTGGGCTGCGTCCACATGAGCGACTGTCTGTCTCAGGAGCAGTTCAGAGAACAG